One Campylobacter concisus DNA window includes the following coding sequences:
- a CDS encoding inorganic phosphate transporter: MLRDNFLALVIFAICSVGFFVWGYQYIPANNYFLFLIAGMFGLFMAFNIGGNDVANSFGTSVGAKTLTLKQALVIAAIFELSGAIFAGSEVTNTIRNEIVKFPSDLNPMKFVIIMISALLSSGLWLFYASKKGLPVSTTHSIVGGIVGAGLAMGFMIKDPEPFNMVSWGEIGRIAVSWVISPLLGGVMSYIIFGYVKSKIIEPTHELKTNLKALKAERKAYKESFIKALKTKPAEEQIATLSKIAVIDEDEIETTEYSEYRSKIRIMKDSEKEIDTFKAMKKHIPIIAGFAAMVISSMMLFKGLEHINLAFSIIQTVWIIFVIGALAYLASLAIINVMSKNDSEKSINRIFSWFQIFTASSFAFSHGANDIANAVGPFAAVLDVLKTGSINESSPIPSIAMVTFGISLVVGLWFLGKEVITTIGSKLAEILPTTGFSAELASSIVILLATKLGIPVSSTHILIGAVLGIGIVNKNANWKMVRPIILAWLITLPAAAISSAIFYFALAKFLGV, translated from the coding sequence TTGCTTCGAGATAACTTCTTGGCGTTAGTTATTTTTGCGATTTGCAGCGTTGGATTTTTCGTTTGGGGCTATCAATACATCCCGGCAAATAACTACTTTTTATTCTTGATCGCTGGCATGTTTGGCCTTTTTATGGCGTTTAATATCGGTGGAAATGACGTTGCAAACAGCTTTGGCACAAGCGTTGGCGCAAAAACACTCACACTAAAACAAGCTCTTGTAATCGCCGCCATTTTTGAGCTTAGCGGTGCGATATTTGCAGGATCTGAGGTTACAAATACCATTAGAAACGAGATCGTAAAATTTCCAAGCGATCTAAACCCGATGAAATTTGTCATAATTATGATCTCAGCCCTTCTTAGCTCTGGTCTTTGGCTATTTTACGCGTCCAAAAAAGGTCTGCCAGTCTCGACCACTCACTCGATAGTTGGCGGTATCGTTGGCGCAGGACTTGCTATGGGGTTTATGATAAAAGATCCTGAGCCATTTAATATGGTCTCTTGGGGCGAGATCGGCAGGATCGCCGTTAGCTGGGTCATCTCGCCACTGCTTGGCGGCGTGATGTCTTACATTATATTTGGCTACGTAAAAAGCAAAATAATTGAGCCAACGCACGAGCTAAAGACAAATTTAAAAGCGCTAAAAGCTGAGAGAAAAGCCTATAAAGAAAGCTTCATAAAAGCGCTTAAAACAAAGCCAGCTGAGGAGCAGATAGCCACTCTTTCAAAGATCGCAGTTATCGATGAGGACGAGATCGAAACCACTGAATACAGCGAATACCGCTCAAAAATTCGTATCATGAAAGATAGCGAAAAAGAGATAGATACCTTTAAAGCGATGAAAAAGCACATCCCGATCATCGCTGGATTTGCCGCGATGGTCATCTCATCAATGATGCTTTTTAAAGGGCTTGAGCATATAAATTTAGCCTTTAGCATCATCCAAACAGTCTGGATCATCTTCGTCATCGGAGCTCTGGCGTATCTTGCAAGCCTTGCTATCATAAACGTCATGAGCAAAAACGATAGCGAAAAGAGTATCAATAGAATTTTCTCATGGTTTCAAATTTTTACCGCTTCATCTTTTGCGTTTTCACACGGTGCAAACGACATTGCAAACGCAGTTGGACCATTTGCTGCGGTGCTTGATGTACTAAAAACTGGCTCTATAAACGAAAGCTCGCCGATACCTAGCATCGCAATGGTAACCTTTGGCATCTCGCTTGTTGTTGGACTCTGGTTTTTAGGCAAAGAAGTGATCACAACTATTGGCTCAAAACTAGCTGAAATTTTACCTACGACTGGCTTTAGCGCAGAGCTTGCCTCAAGTATCGTCATACTTCTAGCTACAAAGCTTGGCATACCAGTTAGCTCGACGCATATCCTAATAGGCGCGGTTTTGGGCATTGGTATCGTAAATAAAAATGCAAATTGGAAAATGGTAAGACCTATCATATTAGCTTGGCTCATCACGCTTCCTGCAGCTGCTATCTCATCGGCTATATTTTATTTTGCCCTTGCTAAATTTCTAGGCGTTTAG
- a CDS encoding flagellin has translation MRITNQLRFSQTLHDYQKNMVGVNKSYQQLSNGLKIQDPYDGAAVYNDAMRLDYEATTLTQVADATGKSVNFAKNTDNALKEFEKQLENFKTKVVQAASDVHSTTSLEALANDLQGIKNHLVNIANTSINGQFLFSGSAVDTKPIDGSGKYQGNRDYMKTSAGAQVELPYNIPGFDLFLGKDGDYNKILTTNVMLADQTRTDISYAPKYLDENSKIKNMIGLNYASDSVVGSDGSYKGTIEPDFDFLDTSNVNFPDTYFFMQGKKPDGTTFTSKFKMSADTSMAGLMEKIGMEFGNTKTTKVVDVSINNDGQFNIKDLTKGNQTIDFHMVAATSVAANRGAIAPNNTLDTINSLQSLENMANAVPKTVHITEFTKSKYLDKDGNLTNAFDYDKVRFERKDNELIANLPQVARRTGEFATDQTKLSEVSGTKESYNRNLYPKDVDARKRELYNIDNQEIGLQVKSITGTTYDIKVKMGEAGGVNTPVQFQITSTTAAGVVSPTRNLTVYNSDEFGSYRTYASDFTYRQLMDIVAMAASDNIPDPQNVENANFDTDIEKVRRDQNYNAYKDALSKTKGAVEVNLDDRGRMVLTDKTKSVTNIELTMYDAKNGDIFDGDSTGMNTAGAASHPQGKGSVFSFNENNALTIDEPSTSVFQDLDDMIFAVRNGYYRADANNHDPRNTGMQGALKRLDHLIDHANKELTKIGSQTKLLTATNQRAEVMKVNVLTVKNDVIDADYAESYLKFTQLSLSYQATLQASAKINQLSLLNYLN, from the coding sequence ATGAGAATTACAAATCAACTACGTTTTAGTCAGACTTTGCACGACTATCAAAAAAATATGGTTGGCGTAAATAAAAGCTACCAGCAGCTCTCAAACGGACTTAAAATCCAAGATCCATACGACGGTGCTGCGGTTTATAACGATGCAATGAGGCTTGATTATGAAGCGACCACTCTCACTCAAGTGGCAGATGCTACCGGTAAGTCAGTAAATTTTGCAAAAAACACGGACAATGCGCTGAAAGAATTTGAAAAACAGCTTGAAAATTTTAAAACAAAAGTCGTTCAAGCAGCCAGTGACGTGCATAGCACAACATCTCTTGAAGCTTTGGCAAACGACCTTCAGGGCATCAAAAACCACCTTGTAAATATCGCAAATACCTCTATAAATGGGCAGTTTTTATTCTCAGGTAGTGCTGTGGATACTAAGCCGATCGATGGCTCAGGCAAATATCAAGGCAACCGCGACTATATGAAAACTTCAGCCGGTGCACAGGTTGAGCTACCTTACAATATCCCAGGATTTGATCTATTTTTAGGAAAAGATGGCGACTACAACAAAATTTTAACAACAAACGTGATGCTAGCTGATCAAACTAGAACTGACATCTCTTATGCGCCAAAATATCTTGATGAAAATAGCAAGATAAAAAATATGATCGGCCTAAACTACGCAAGTGACTCAGTTGTGGGCAGTGATGGCTCTTATAAAGGCACGATCGAGCCTGATTTTGACTTTTTGGATACTTCAAATGTAAATTTCCCTGACACATACTTTTTCATGCAAGGCAAAAAGCCAGACGGCACGACATTTACAAGTAAATTTAAGATGAGCGCTGATACGTCAATGGCTGGTTTGATGGAGAAGATCGGTATGGAATTTGGCAACACAAAGACGACAAAAGTTGTCGATGTGAGCATAAATAACGACGGACAATTTAATATAAAAGACCTTACTAAAGGCAATCAAACGATAGACTTTCACATGGTTGCAGCTACTTCTGTCGCGGCAAATCGTGGTGCGATAGCTCCAAACAATACCCTTGATACGATAAATTCGCTACAAAGCCTTGAAAATATGGCAAATGCTGTACCAAAAACGGTTCATATAACTGAATTTACAAAGAGCAAATACCTTGATAAAGATGGAAATTTAACAAACGCATTTGACTATGACAAGGTTAGATTTGAGCGAAAAGACAATGAACTAATAGCAAATTTACCACAAGTTGCTAGAAGAACAGGCGAGTTTGCAACTGATCAGACCAAGCTAAGTGAGGTTTCTGGCACAAAAGAGAGCTACAATAGAAATTTATACCCAAAAGATGTCGATGCTAGAAAGAGAGAGCTTTACAATATAGATAATCAAGAGATAGGTCTTCAAGTAAAATCAATCACTGGCACAACGTATGACATCAAAGTAAAAATGGGCGAAGCAGGTGGCGTAAATACACCAGTGCAGTTTCAAATAACATCAACAACAGCTGCTGGCGTGGTATCTCCAACTAGAAATTTGACCGTCTATAACTCAGATGAATTTGGCAGTTACAGAACCTATGCAAGCGACTTTACATATCGTCAGCTAATGGATATCGTAGCGATGGCTGCAAGCGATAACATCCCTGATCCTCAAAACGTAGAAAATGCAAATTTTGATACAGATATCGAAAAGGTAAGAAGAGATCAAAACTACAATGCCTATAAAGACGCTTTGTCAAAGACTAAAGGCGCAGTAGAGGTAAATTTAGACGATCGTGGCAGGATGGTTTTAACTGACAAGACGAAATCTGTCACAAATATAGAACTAACCATGTATGATGCGAAAAATGGAGATATATTTGACGGAGATAGCACTGGTATGAACACAGCTGGCGCTGCAAGCCATCCTCAAGGCAAGGGCTCAGTATTTAGCTTTAACGAAAACAATGCTTTAACTATCGATGAGCCAAGCACAAGCGTCTTTCAAGACCTTGATGATATGATATTTGCCGTTAGAAATGGCTACTATAGAGCAGATGCTAACAACCACGACCCGCGAAATACAGGCATGCAAGGCGCTTTAAAAAGGCTAGATCACTTGATAGATCACGCAAATAAAGAGCTTACAAAGATAGGCTCTCAAACAAAGCTTCTAACTGCGACAAATCAGCGTGCAGAGGTCATGAAAGTAAATGTGCTAACCGTTAAAAATGACGTCATAGACGCAGACTATGCAGAGTCATACCTTAAATTTACACAGCTTTCACTCTCATATCAAGCGACACTTCAAGCAAGCGCTAAGATAAATCAACTAAGCTTGCTAAACTACCTAAACTAA
- a CDS encoding FtsK/SpoIIIE family DNA translocase: MYFGIATAAPTADFVGSLGQSLGVFNIKYFGLIAYVYPFLLIVLGYFVYKNFKKFDFDFAQFVVGIFLFFIAFLMFQALSTSGTNSGVIGGFIVSALKEVIGAIGTAVAILMIFIISLGLAFRENFIIVLRKAFVDKEPNSYEEKSRSVKEVRARQIPKIERKKPKADEIKEEELIDAQVLNDDEPNLDSEPEPEMEPVQESRPATIGGVEILNEVAENKKLLDQIERGKVEKPKDFVLPPLKFLNDPPKRSHNINEAEIDQQISNLLDKLRKFKIDGDVVRTYTGPIVTTFEFRPAPHIKVSKILTLQDDLAMALKAQTIRIQAPIPGKDVVGIEVPNQNLETIYLKEILESEIFKNASSPLTMALGKDIVGAPFVTDLKKLPHLLIAGTTGSGKSVGINAMLLSLLYRNSPQTLRLMMIDPKMLEFSIYNDIPHLLTPVITEAKKAITALANMVAEMERRYKIMSQTRTKNIESYNEKMKSEGGEQFPYIVVIIDELADLMMTSGKDVELYIGRLAQMARASGIHLIVATQRPSVDVVTGLIKANLPSRISYRVGQRIDSKVILDQMGAESLLGRGDMLFTPPGSPGVIRLHAPFASEKEIETIVNFLKEQQDVIYDEKFLAEEGSSAGSAAGALGEDELDELYEEAKEIILSEQKTSISYLQRRLKIGYNKAANIIEQMEKMGVLSPVNAKGQREILV, translated from the coding sequence ATATATTTTGGTATCGCTACGGCTGCTCCAACTGCTGATTTTGTAGGCTCACTTGGACAAAGCCTTGGCGTTTTTAATATTAAATATTTTGGACTTATCGCCTATGTTTATCCATTTTTACTTATCGTTCTAGGCTATTTTGTATATAAAAATTTTAAGAAATTTGACTTTGATTTTGCCCAGTTTGTAGTTGGGATTTTTCTATTTTTTATCGCATTTTTGATGTTTCAAGCGCTAAGTACTTCTGGGACAAATAGCGGCGTGATAGGTGGCTTTATAGTCTCAGCGCTAAAAGAAGTCATCGGCGCTATCGGCACTGCGGTTGCTATACTTATGATATTTATCATCTCGCTTGGACTTGCTTTTAGAGAAAATTTTATTATCGTTTTAAGAAAGGCTTTCGTAGATAAAGAGCCAAATAGCTATGAAGAAAAAAGCAGAAGTGTAAAAGAGGTAAGGGCAAGGCAGATACCAAAGATAGAGCGCAAAAAGCCAAAAGCCGACGAGATAAAAGAAGAAGAGCTTATAGACGCTCAGGTGCTAAATGATGATGAGCCAAATTTAGATAGTGAACCAGAACCAGAGATGGAGCCGGTACAAGAGAGCAGACCTGCAACCATAGGCGGGGTTGAAATTTTAAATGAAGTGGCTGAAAACAAAAAACTTCTTGATCAGATAGAACGCGGCAAGGTCGAAAAGCCAAAAGACTTTGTCTTGCCACCACTTAAATTTCTAAACGACCCTCCAAAGCGCTCGCACAATATCAATGAGGCCGAGATCGACCAACAAATTTCAAATTTACTAGATAAACTGCGTAAATTTAAGATAGATGGCGACGTGGTGCGAACTTATACTGGCCCTATCGTCACGACATTTGAGTTTCGCCCAGCCCCGCACATCAAGGTAAGTAAAATCCTCACTTTGCAAGATGACCTAGCGATGGCGCTAAAGGCTCAAACTATCCGTATCCAAGCGCCGATCCCTGGTAAAGACGTCGTTGGTATCGAGGTGCCAAATCAAAATTTAGAGACGATCTATCTAAAAGAAATTTTAGAGAGCGAGATATTTAAAAACGCTAGCAGCCCGCTAACTATGGCTCTTGGCAAGGATATCGTGGGTGCTCCTTTTGTGACTGACCTCAAAAAGCTCCCACATTTGCTAATCGCTGGCACAACTGGATCTGGCAAGAGTGTGGGTATAAACGCGATGCTTTTAAGCTTGCTTTATAGAAATAGCCCGCAAACTTTGCGCTTAATGATGATCGATCCAAAGATGCTTGAATTTAGCATATATAACGATATCCCGCACCTTTTGACTCCGGTTATCACAGAGGCTAAAAAGGCGATCACAGCGCTTGCAAACATGGTCGCTGAGATGGAGAGAAGATACAAAATAATGAGCCAAACTCGCACAAAAAATATAGAGAGCTACAACGAAAAGATGAAGAGTGAGGGCGGCGAGCAGTTTCCATACATCGTCGTGATCATCGATGAGCTAGCCGATCTTATGATGACTAGCGGCAAGGACGTGGAGCTTTATATAGGCCGTCTAGCGCAGATGGCAAGGGCTAGTGGCATACACTTGATAGTTGCCACTCAGCGCCCAAGTGTCGATGTCGTGACTGGCCTTATAAAGGCAAATTTACCAAGCAGGATAAGCTACAGAGTAGGTCAGAGGATCGATAGTAAGGTCATCCTTGATCAAATGGGAGCTGAGAGCTTGCTAGGGCGAGGAGATATGCTATTTACGCCTCCTGGAAGCCCTGGTGTGATCAGGCTTCATGCGCCATTTGCTAGCGAAAAAGAGATAGAAACAATCGTAAATTTCTTAAAAGAGCAACAAGATGTGATCTACGATGAGAAATTTCTAGCAGAAGAGGGCTCTAGCGCAGGCTCAGCTGCTGGTGCGCTAGGTGAAGACGAGCTTGATGAGCTATACGAAGAGGCAAAAGAGATCATCTTAAGCGAGCAAAAAACATCGATCAGCTACCTACAAAGACGCTTAAAAATTGGCTACAACAAAGCTGCAAATATAATCGAACAGATGGAAAAAATGGGCGTTTTAAGCCCTGTCAATGCAAAAGGGCAAAGGGAAATTTTGGTTTAA
- a CDS encoding site-specific integrase: protein MTHLNHDTANRMWWAVRNHLGYLGTSNTHGLYVLRHTVASRLVSLKGFNAHKLMAFMGHTDIKSSLHYVHLNVDDIRDGVGVGV, encoded by the coding sequence ATAACCCACCTAAATCACGATACTGCAAATCGTATGTGGTGGGCTGTGAGAAACCATCTTGGATATTTAGGGACTAGTAACACTCACGGACTTTACGTATTACGCCATACAGTGGCTTCTAGGTTAGTGAGTTTGAAGGGATTTAACGCTCATAAACTGATGGCTTTTATGGGTCACACAGATATTAAAAGTAGCCTACATTACGTGCATCTAAATGTTGATGATATACGTGATGGTGTGGGAGTTGGTGTTTAA
- the hslV gene encoding ATP-dependent protease subunit HslV: protein MFHATTILAYKGKNKAVIGGDGQVSFGNTVLKGNAVKIRKIHNGKVLAGFAGSTADAFNLFDMFEKNLEHTKGDLLKAVIEFSKEWRKDKYLRKLEAMMLVLDRDKIFLLSGTGDVVEPEDGKIAAIGSGGNYALSAARALDKFADIDEEELVKESLKIAGEICIYTNTNIKTYVLE, encoded by the coding sequence ATGTTTCATGCGACAACCATCTTAGCCTACAAAGGCAAAAATAAAGCGGTCATCGGTGGCGATGGACAGGTGAGTTTTGGCAACACCGTCTTAAAAGGCAATGCCGTAAAAATCCGCAAAATTCACAACGGCAAAGTCTTAGCTGGCTTTGCTGGTAGCACCGCTGACGCGTTTAATCTCTTTGATATGTTTGAGAAAAATTTAGAACATACAAAGGGGGACTTACTAAAGGCGGTAATAGAATTTAGCAAAGAGTGGCGCAAAGACAAGTATTTAAGAAAGCTTGAAGCGATGATGCTTGTGCTTGATAGGGATAAAATTTTCTTACTTAGTGGCACAGGAGATGTAGTTGAGCCAGAAGATGGCAAGATAGCAGCTATCGGAAGCGGCGGTAACTACGCCCTTTCAGCGGCTCGTGCCCTAGATAAATTTGCTGATATCGACGAAGAGGAGCTAGTCAAAGAGAGCCTCAAGATCGCCGGCGAAATTTGCATCTATACAAATACAAACATCAAAACTTATGTTTTAGAATAA
- a CDS encoding disulfide bond formation protein DsbA, protein MVIAIDLGSNTFRVALIKKVQNGFSNEQIYEKIVGAARGLNESGKIGFEAKNRLFKAIAEAKSKFDFTKFKCVAVATEAFRVASNSEEIFSEIREKFGINFHIIDGQAEAKLTFLGVQNALRKLGINDKFSLIDIGGASSEIGEEGKFISFKFGIITFYERFKTLDLMQENAKIYTKEAMEFLTSLDNKLIVLTSGVPTAIAALKLGLNYESYDPKKMSGYELKNDDLAWFINELLKMDDRSADVAVGRSRKYPLIAGTLLLEELLNGQNAKFIVIDDGLREGVGAAYLKGIFQEIITKF, encoded by the coding sequence TTGGTTATAGCGATCGATCTTGGCTCAAACACCTTTCGTGTGGCACTTATAAAAAAGGTGCAAAATGGCTTTAGCAACGAGCAAATTTATGAAAAAATAGTTGGAGCTGCAAGGGGCTTAAATGAAAGTGGCAAGATAGGCTTTGAGGCTAAAAATAGGCTTTTTAAAGCGATAGCGGAGGCTAAAAGCAAATTCGACTTTACTAAATTTAAATGCGTGGCGGTTGCGACCGAGGCTTTTAGAGTGGCATCAAATAGTGAAGAAATTTTTAGCGAGATAAGAGAGAAATTTGGCATAAATTTTCATATCATTGATGGGCAAGCTGAAGCAAAACTTACATTTTTAGGCGTGCAAAATGCCTTAAGAAAGCTTGGCATAAATGATAAATTTAGCCTGATCGACATCGGCGGTGCGAGCTCAGAGATAGGCGAAGAGGGAAAATTTATAAGCTTTAAATTTGGCATCATCACCTTTTATGAGAGGTTTAAGACGCTTGATCTGATGCAAGAAAATGCAAAAATTTATACAAAAGAGGCAATGGAATTTTTAACAAGTCTTGATAACAAGCTCATCGTGCTAACTTCTGGCGTGCCAACCGCTATCGCAGCGCTAAAGCTTGGGCTAAACTACGAAAGCTACGATCCCAAAAAAATGAGTGGATATGAGCTTAAAAATGATGATCTTGCTTGGTTTATAAATGAGCTTTTAAAGATGGATGATAGAAGCGCTGACGTGGCGGTTGGAAGAAGTAGAAAATATCCGCTCATCGCTGGAACGCTGCTTTTAGAGGAGCTACTAAACGGGCAAAACGCGAAATTTATAGTAATAGACGATGGGCTTAGAGAGGGCGTTGGGGCGGCTTATTTAAAAGGTATATTTCAAGAAATTATCACAAAATTTTAG
- a CDS encoding GatB/YqeY domain-containing protein: MSIREQILADIKEAMKAKDEFKRDTLRTLNAALKQVEVDQRIEMTDEVVLPLLQKEIKKRADSVELYLKGAREDLAKKEQSEIELIKAYLPAQLSDDELKEKIKSIIEKVGKNLGAVMKMAKDEIGASAEAKRISMIAKELLG; encoded by the coding sequence ATGAGCATAAGAGAGCAAATTTTAGCCGACATAAAAGAGGCTATGAAAGCAAAAGATGAGTTTAAAAGAGACACCTTAAGGACGCTAAATGCAGCACTTAAGCAGGTTGAAGTCGATCAAAGGATCGAGATGACCGACGAGGTCGTGCTTCCGCTACTTCAAAAAGAGATCAAAAAGAGAGCTGACTCGGTTGAGCTCTATCTAAAGGGGGCAAGAGAGGATCTCGCCAAAAAAGAGCAGAGCGAGATCGAGCTAATCAAGGCATATCTACCAGCTCAGCTAAGTGATGATGAGCTAAAAGAGAAGATAAAAAGCATAATTGAAAAGGTTGGTAAAAATTTAGGCGCTGTGATGAAAATGGCAAAAGATGAGATCGGAGCTAGCGCTGAAGCAAAACGCATAAGCATGATCGCAAAAGAGCTTTTGGGTTAA
- the rplI gene encoding 50S ribosomal protein L9, which yields MKVLLIKDVKALGKAGEIKEVKDGYGNNFLIGKGFAKAATPDVLRQYEAAQKRKAEELKYEIANLEKLKEELAKVTVVVKKTLGANGSLFGSVSKEEIAAELEKTHHLVVEKKAIDLDTHLKAVGLYDVSIKLGHSINATLKVDVQGE from the coding sequence ATGAAAGTATTATTAATAAAAGATGTAAAAGCACTTGGTAAAGCTGGCGAGATAAAAGAGGTAAAAGACGGTTACGGCAACAACTTTTTAATCGGCAAAGGCTTTGCAAAAGCAGCCACTCCAGATGTCCTTCGTCAATACGAAGCGGCTCAAAAAAGAAAGGCTGAAGAGCTAAAATATGAGATCGCAAATTTAGAAAAGCTTAAAGAAGAGCTTGCAAAAGTGACAGTCGTCGTTAAGAAAACTCTTGGTGCAAATGGCTCTCTTTTTGGCTCAGTTTCAAAAGAGGAGATCGCAGCAGAGCTTGAAAAGACACATCATTTGGTAGTTGAGAAAAAGGCTATCGATCTAGATACACATCTAAAAGCTGTTGGTCTTTATGATGTCTCTATAAAGCTTGGACACTCGATAAATGCGACCTTAAAGGTTGATGTGCAAGGAGAGTAG
- a CDS encoding argininosuccinate synthase, which produces MKKDVKKVVLAYSGGLDTSIILKWLQDEYKCEVVTFTADIGQGEELEPARKKALALGVKPENIFIEDLREEFVRDYVFPMFRANAIYEGEYLLGTSIARPLIAKRQSEIARLVGADGVSHGATGKGNDQVRFELGYYALGDNLTIIAPWREWDLNSREKLLAYAEKNGIDITKKPGKSPYSMDANLLHISYEGLVLEDPSHAPEDDMWRWTVSPKDAPDKSEIIEIGYEKGDPVSINGKKMSPAEILTELNRLGAKHGIGRLDIVENRSVGMKSRGCYETPGGTIMLKAHRAIESITLDRGAAHLKDEIMPKYAELIYNGYWWSPERNMLQALIDKSQEHVNGSVKVELYKGNVTILGRNSKDDNLFSEAYCTFEEDSVYDQKDAAGFIKLNALRFIIARKNGRKFD; this is translated from the coding sequence ATGAAAAAAGATGTAAAAAAAGTTGTTTTAGCATACTCAGGCGGACTTGACACAAGTATTATTTTAAAGTGGCTCCAAGACGAATACAAATGCGAAGTAGTCACATTTACAGCTGATATCGGACAAGGCGAAGAGCTAGAGCCTGCACGCAAAAAAGCCCTAGCGCTTGGCGTAAAACCTGAAAATATTTTTATTGAAGATTTAAGAGAAGAATTTGTACGTGATTATGTATTTCCAATGTTTAGAGCAAACGCAATCTATGAGGGCGAATATCTACTTGGCACATCAATCGCACGCCCACTAATAGCAAAACGCCAAAGCGAGATCGCAAGACTTGTTGGCGCTGATGGTGTGAGCCACGGAGCAACAGGCAAAGGCAACGACCAAGTTCGCTTTGAGCTTGGCTACTACGCACTTGGCGACAACCTAACTATCATCGCTCCATGGCGCGAGTGGGATCTAAACAGCCGCGAAAAACTCTTAGCATACGCTGAGAAAAACGGCATAGATATCACCAAAAAACCAGGCAAGAGCCCATACTCAATGGACGCAAATTTACTTCACATAAGCTACGAAGGCCTAGTGCTTGAAGACCCAAGCCACGCACCAGAAGATGATATGTGGAGATGGACAGTAAGTCCAAAAGATGCTCCAGATAAGAGCGAGATCATTGAGATAGGCTATGAAAAAGGCGATCCAGTGAGCATAAACGGCAAAAAGATGAGCCCAGCTGAAATTTTAACCGAGCTAAACCGCCTTGGCGCAAAACACGGTATCGGCAGACTTGACATCGTAGAAAACCGCTCAGTTGGTATGAAGAGCCGCGGCTGCTACGAAACTCCTGGCGGCACGATAATGCTAAAAGCTCACAGAGCGATCGAGAGTATAACGCTTGACCGCGGTGCAGCTCACCTAAAAGATGAGATCATGCCAAAATACGCCGAGCTAATCTACAACGGCTACTGGTGGTCACCTGAGCGAAATATGCTCCAAGCTCTCATCGACAAGAGCCAAGAGCACGTAAATGGCTCTGTAAAAGTTGAGCTTTACAAAGGCAATGTGACTATCCTTGGCAGAAACAGCAAAGATGATAATCTCTTTAGCGAGGCGTACTGCACATTTGAAGAAGATAGTGTTTATGATCAAAAAGATGCAGCTGGATTTATCAAACTAAATGCGCTTCGTTTCATCATCGCACGCAAAAATGGGCGAAAATTTGACTAA